The Mycobacteriales bacterium genome contains the following window.
GCCCACCGCGAGCCAGCGGCCGACGTCGTCGAAGGCACCGGCCGCGCGGGCGTCGCCGGCGGCGGCGCGGGTCACGACCTCGGCCAGCCGCTCCTCCGGATCGCGCGACGGGTCGATCGGGCGGTCACCGCCGGCCAGCGCGATCAGCCGGGCGAAGCCGATGGTGGTCTCCCAGCAGCCGACCCGACCGCAGCCGCACCTGGTGCCGGCCGGGTCGACCGGCATGTGCCCGACCTCACCGGAAAAACCGTCCGCGCCGCGCAGCAGCCGGCGGTCGACGATCACGCCGCCGCCGACGCCGATCTCGCCACTGACGTAGACCAGATGCGACGTTCCCGCCTCGGCTCCCTGCCAGTATTCGGCGAGCGCCGCGAGGTTGGCTTCGTTCTCGACCCGCACCGGGACGTCGTCGACGCCCAGCGCCGCCGCGATCCGCGCGCCCACCGGTACGTCGGACCAGTGCAGGTTGGGCGCGAGGACGACCTGACCGGCGGCGACGTCGACCAGACCCGGGACCGCGACGGTCACCCCGATCGGCCGCGCGCCGGCGCGGGACATCGCGGCGAGCGCGGACCGGCCCATCCCGGCCAGCCGGCGGAGGACGACGGCCGGCGTATGCGCGACCGCGTCGAAGCTCACCCGCCGGTCGACGAGCACCCGCCCGGCGAGATCGGTGGCGTAGGTGGCGAGGTAGTCGACGTTGACCTCGAGGCCGAGCACGCCGAGCCCGGCGCCGTCGAGTTCGATCAGCTGCGCCGGTCGGCCGACCACACCCTCGACGCGGCGGCCGGTCTCGCGGATCAGCCCGCGCGCCATGAGTTCGCCGACCAGGCTCGAGACGGTCGCCTTGTTGAGGGCGGTCTCGGCGGCGATGGCGGCCCGGGAGCGGGGGCCGTGATCGTGCAGCCGGCGCAGCACCAGCGAAAGGTTGTTACGGCGTACTGCCGCGGAGTCCGATCGGCCGCCGGGATCGTTCGTGGCCGCGGCGCGCTGCAGCCCGGACGGCCGAGGAGCGTCGTACTGCCCGCTCCGACCCATCCTGTGGCGCCTCCGCTCACGGTCGCTCGGCCATTTGGTCTGGTGGCCCAACAAACTATGGGGTCGGCGACGACGTACGCAAGGCCCGGTCGACCGGCCGCCCTGGACAAAACCCACTAGTAGTGGGTTTTGGGCACGTCCCGCGGCGTGTCGCCGTACAAAACCCACTACTAGTGGGTTTTGTCCAGGGACTAGTGCGATCTGGTCAAGAGCGGCACCGCGTCATCGCGCACCGACGCGTACGCCGACCGCACGGCGGTCGCCGACGGCGCCTCCGGGAGGGCCCGCGCGGGGACCGGCCACGCGGGCGGCTCCGCGCCGCCGCCGAGCACCCACGCCGCCTGCCGAGCGGCACCGAGCGCGACGTACTCCCCCGGCTCGGGTACCTCGACCGGAGCGCCGAAGATCGCCGGTGCCAGTGCCTGCACCGCGAGCGAACGGGCGGCGCCGCCGATCAGCAGCACGCGGCGTACGGCGACGCCTTCTGCACGCAGCGCATCGATCCCGTCGGCCAGCCCGCACAGCATCCCCTCCACCGCGGCCCGGGCCAGCCGCGCGGGCGAGGCGTTGCCGCGGGTCAGCCCGTAGACCAGGCCGCGGGAGTCGGGCAGGTCAGGGGTCCGCTCACCGTCGAGGTAGGGCAGCAGCACCAGCCCGCCGGAGTCGGGCACCGAGGTGGCCAGCTCGTCGAGGCGGGCCAAATCGACACCGAGCAGCGAGGCGACCGACGAGAGCACCCGCGCGGCGTTGAGCGTGCAGACCAACGGAAGGTAGCGGCCGGTCGCGTCGGCGAAACCGGCCACCGCACCGCTGGCGTCGCTGGTCGGCGCCTCGGCGACGGCGTACGCCGTCCCGCTGGTGCCGAGGGAGACCACGACGTCGCCGGCGGCGGCGCCGAGCCCCAGGGCGCCGGCCATGTTGTCGCCGGTCC
Protein-coding sequences here:
- the xylB gene encoding xylulokinase, whose translation is MTLVAGVDCSTQSTKVLVCDAETGAVLRSGSAPHLDTTEIDPEVWWQAWTKASDGLLDEVAAIAVGGQQHGMVTLDESGAVVRPALLWNDTRSAAAATALVEEFGGPEKWAEAVGSVPLASFTVTKLRWLAEHEPDSARRTTGVVLPHDWLTGRLSAGASVPTTDRGDASGTGYFSPATGEYRGDLVRLAFGRDLDLPRVAAPDEQVGETAAGARIAPGTGDNMAGALGLGAAAGDVVVSLGTSGTAYAVAEAPTSDASGAVAGFADATGRYLPLVCTLNAARVLSSVASLLGVDLARLDELATSVPDSGGLVLLPYLDGERTPDLPDSRGLVYGLTRGNASPARLARAAVEGMLCGLADGIDALRAEGVAVRRVLLIGGAARSLAVQALAPAIFGAPVEVPEPGEYVALGAARQAAWVLGGGAEPPAWPVPARALPEAPSATAVRSAYASVRDDAVPLLTRSH
- a CDS encoding ROK family transcriptional regulator, giving the protein MGRSGQYDAPRPSGLQRAAATNDPGGRSDSAAVRRNNLSLVLRRLHDHGPRSRAAIAAETALNKATVSSLVGELMARGLIRETGRRVEGVVGRPAQLIELDGAGLGVLGLEVNVDYLATYATDLAGRVLVDRRVSFDAVAHTPAVVLRRLAGMGRSALAAMSRAGARPIGVTVAVPGLVDVAAGQVVLAPNLHWSDVPVGARIAAALGVDDVPVRVENEANLAALAEYWQGAEAGTSHLVYVSGEIGVGGGVIVDRRLLRGADGFSGEVGHMPVDPAGTRCGCGRVGCWETTIGFARLIALAGGDRPIDPSRDPEERLAEVVTRAAAGDARAAGAFDDVGRWLAVGAAILVNLFNPKALVLGGYFARAADRIVPIVTRELTRLALAGDAAGCRVTASALGFDAAVRGAAGLVVEQVLDNPAAVSSSTGATSQSA